The Haloplasma contractile SSD-17B DNA segment TTTTTTATTCTTCATTAACCTGATCTTCGAAATCCTTTAATACCCCTTTATTTGTTCCTCCAAATTGTATAAATTTTTTGTAACAAGTTTCTAAATGCTCTAATTTAAAATTATCCAGCATTGTAAATAATTTTGAGAAAAATATAAGGTTAGACAATTTACCATTACTAACATCACTAAACATATCGTTTGAGCTAAAGGTTATTTTGTCATTATAAACAAAGATAGTTGGTTTTAATTTTAGCCCGTACTTATCCTCAAATTGATTCATAATCTTTGTTTGTTGATTTTCATCTTCTTTAGTCATGTCTCTAAGTTTTATGAGGTCATCATATATTGATTTTAATTCATTATTTCGTTGATATTCTTGATTAAAATGTCTATTTTTCCAGAGACTGCTAACTAATTGATTAAGTGTATTCCACATGGCATAAAGATCATTTTGTGTTTTACATTTGCTGATTGCATTAAATACCCCTTTCAGTAATTCATGAAAATTTCTGTAATGAGAATTTATAATCATTTTAAGCATTTTATCTTTATTTTTAATTAATCGTTCTATAATTTGTTGCGTTTCAGATTCGATTTCTTTCAGTTTTTCTTCTTCATTATTTGGTATATAATCTACATACTTTCTAGTACCTTTAACCTTAACTTCATATCTTCCTTCATCTGTGTTAACTACATATTTAACTTTCGGCACAAGATCTTTTTCATATATAAATTTAGGTGCATTAGCTTGTCCTATTTTTTCTCCATTAAACTGATTAATCGCTTCAATAATATTCGATTTTCCAGAGTTATTTAAACCTATTATAACTACTAACCCTCCTACACCCTCATCCATATTATCGATTGCCGTTAATTCTAAATCTTCATATTCGTTAATTCCTAGTGTTCTAAAGTTCTCAAACTTAAATAATCGCTTAATCATTCTCTAATCCCTCCGTTAACAATTTTTTAACCTCTTGTAGTTTTTCTTCAGTTCTTTCTACTTTTTTATTCATTACTGCCAGTCCATAAAGTATTTGAAAATGTTGATCTAAATTAATGTCTTCTAAAGCTTTTCTGTTATTCATTAATTTAAATACTATATTTAATGACTTTAAGAATGACTCGTCTTTTACATATTTAATTATATTAAGTAAAAACTGTAATTTATCTGTGGAAGTTTCATTTTTTAAACATTCAATTATCTCACTGACAAGAAGATCTTCCCTACTAAATATTTTATCTTCATTTAATATACTAATTATATAAGTAATGACGTCTTTTTTAGTAATATCATCATTACTTTCTATGTAAAAGAAAATTTTTCTAATTGATGGATTAAGGTTCTCATAATTTTCATTTTCAAAGTCCTCAATATATTTATATAATGTTGGTCTAGATATACTCAAGTAATTAGATAACTCTGTTAATCTAAGGTTAATCATACGTA contains these protein-coding regions:
- a CDS encoding AAA family ATPase, yielding MIKRLFKFENFRTLGINEYEDLELTAIDNMDEGVGGLVVIIGLNNSGKSNIIEAINQFNGEKIGQANAPKFIYEKDLVPKVKYVVNTDEGRYEVKVKGTRKYVDYIPNNEEEKLKEIESETQQIIERLIKNKDKMLKMIINSHYRNFHELLKGVFNAISKCKTQNDLYAMWNTLNQLVSSLWKNRHFNQEYQRNNELKSIYDDLIKLRDMTKEDENQQTKIMNQFEDKYGLKLKPTIFVYNDKITFSSNDMFSDVSNGKLSNLIFFSKLFTMLDNFKLEHLETCYKKFIQFGGTNKGVLKDFEDQVNEE